One window of Candidatus Methanosuratincola sp. genomic DNA carries:
- the prs gene encoding ribose-phosphate diphosphokinase produces MQSLVLTYGSGAEALARRVSRISGAPLAEVTRRQFPDGEQYVRVHGDVNGKDVAIVQSFAFSPDSLLVEYSLIADAVRGMGCRRVIGVFPYLAYARQDERFSEGEALSAKVFARLIESSGTDAVYTVDMHLHRFRAISEVFSIPATNLSAMRLLAENYLARIPNGRVLVVGPDSESSQWVNAVAEVIPSVCAVLEKERLGDREVRVSDLSGTSCSAALIVDDMISTGKTVLEVLEKLKGLGVSRVDALVTHSLLVEGAYSKLREGGLNSLITTDTIANEHATVSVAPLLAGALMRDSGAGW; encoded by the coding sequence TTGCAGAGCCTTGTGTTGACCTACGGATCCGGGGCCGAGGCGCTCGCCAGGAGAGTCTCGCGGATCTCAGGCGCCCCCCTGGCTGAAGTGACCCGGAGGCAGTTCCCGGACGGGGAGCAATACGTGCGGGTGCATGGCGACGTCAATGGTAAGGACGTGGCGATAGTTCAGTCCTTCGCTTTCTCGCCTGACAGCCTCCTCGTCGAGTACTCCCTCATTGCGGATGCGGTGAGGGGGATGGGGTGCAGGCGGGTTATTGGCGTCTTCCCCTACCTCGCCTATGCTAGGCAGGATGAGCGCTTCTCGGAGGGGGAGGCGCTCAGCGCAAAGGTCTTCGCCAGGCTGATAGAGTCCTCTGGCACAGATGCGGTATACACGGTGGATATGCACCTCCACAGGTTCAGGGCGATAAGCGAGGTCTTCAGCATTCCGGCGACAAACCTCTCGGCGATGCGCCTCCTGGCAGAGAATTACTTGGCTCGGATCCCCAACGGCCGCGTGTTAGTCGTTGGGCCCGACAGCGAGTCGTCCCAGTGGGTTAATGCCGTGGCAGAGGTGATCCCCTCTGTGTGCGCCGTTCTCGAAAAGGAGCGCCTGGGCGACCGGGAAGTCCGGGTATCCGACCTTTCGGGCACCAGCTGCAGCGCAGCGCTCATAGTCGATGACATGATCAGCACCGGAAAGACCGTCCTGGAGGTATTGGAGAAGCTGAAGGGGCTGGGCGTGAGTAGGGTGGACGCCCTGGTAACCCACTCCCTGCTCGTCGAGGGTGCCTATTCCAAGCTGAGGGAGGGGGGGCTGAACTCGCTGATAACGACCGATACGATCGCAAATGAGCATGCCACTGTCTCTGTAGCGCCGCTCTTGGCAGGTGCCCTAATGCGGGACTCCGGGGCCGGCTGGTGA
- a CDS encoding RuBisCO large subunit C-terminal-like domain-containing protein, whose translation MSQGEGGKGVYLDEIFYTTPESIDPEKYIIAKYYVESELDLKASGIAIATEESIGTWTEITTTNEWVRTKLPAKAFRTEGSGGKGFVWVAYPLDLFDLETSGIANILSMAAGNLFGLSALKNVRLVDLDFPKEVADMYSGPKIGIEGVRKLVGTDAFPRPHLGTIVKPKVGLSPKQTAEVCYEAAIGGVDFIKDDETLVNQKFCPLEERVAQVMEALDRAKSQTGRKVLFAVNVTADPENMVRHAETAIDNGANTIMLDIIILGLPTVEWFIRSHDFRVPIHMHRAMHAAFTRNPRHGISMLAIAKIARLLGGDQLHVGSGAGKMGGEEETKAELGQIISFLRSEWHGKKKTFPVASGGIHPGFVYPNYRVFGNDFVINAGGGIHGHPKGTRAGAAAMRQAIDACVKGIPLDEQAERHEELRIALERWGERRLSED comes from the coding sequence ATGTCGCAAGGGGAGGGAGGCAAGGGGGTCTACCTCGATGAGATCTTCTACACGACCCCGGAGTCGATAGACCCTGAAAAATACATCATAGCGAAGTACTATGTCGAGAGCGAGCTCGATCTGAAGGCGTCTGGGATCGCGATCGCCACCGAGGAGTCGATAGGGACCTGGACCGAGATCACAACCACCAACGAATGGGTGAGGACAAAGCTGCCCGCAAAGGCGTTCAGAACCGAGGGGTCGGGCGGCAAAGGTTTTGTATGGGTCGCATACCCACTAGACCTTTTTGATCTGGAGACCAGCGGCATCGCCAACATACTGAGCATGGCGGCGGGCAATCTCTTCGGCCTTTCGGCTCTCAAGAACGTAAGGCTTGTCGATCTGGACTTCCCTAAAGAAGTAGCGGACATGTACTCGGGCCCCAAAATCGGCATCGAGGGAGTAAGGAAATTGGTCGGGACCGATGCCTTTCCCCGGCCCCACCTGGGGACGATAGTGAAGCCCAAGGTCGGGCTGAGCCCTAAACAGACTGCAGAGGTCTGTTATGAGGCTGCGATCGGCGGCGTCGACTTCATTAAGGACGATGAGACGCTCGTAAACCAGAAGTTCTGCCCCCTCGAGGAGAGGGTCGCCCAGGTCATGGAGGCGCTCGACCGCGCAAAGTCTCAGACCGGACGGAAGGTGCTGTTCGCGGTGAACGTCACTGCCGACCCTGAGAACATGGTCAGGCATGCGGAGACCGCGATAGACAACGGGGCAAACACGATCATGCTCGACATCATCATACTGGGCCTGCCAACGGTCGAATGGTTCATCAGGTCGCACGACTTCCGGGTCCCTATCCACATGCACAGGGCAATGCACGCCGCATTCACCCGGAACCCCCGGCACGGCATATCCATGCTCGCCATTGCCAAGATCGCGAGGCTCCTCGGCGGGGACCAGCTCCATGTTGGCTCTGGTGCTGGCAAGATGGGCGGAGAGGAGGAGACAAAGGCTGAGCTCGGCCAAATAATCAGTTTCCTGAGATCAGAATGGCATGGGAAGAAAAAGACCTTCCCGGTGGCCTCCGGAGGCATCCATCCCGGCTTCGTCTACCCCAACTACCGCGTTTTCGGGAATGATTTTGTGATAAATGCCGGCGGCGGCATACACGGGCACCCTAAGGGGACCAGGGCTGGCGCCGCCGCGATGAGGCAGGCGATCGATGCGTGCGTCAAGGGAATCCCGTTAGACGAGCAGGCAGAGCGCCACGAAGAGCTCCGCATTGCACTCGAGCGGTGGGGCGAGAGGCGCCTCTCGGAGGACTGA
- a CDS encoding AMP phosphorylase produces the protein MGNDLQPEQQRFRARLIRIKTGEKNVLINESDAEEMALRIHDRVVVTKGFQRTVAMLDISETVVSKGEIGFYEDFNDFPVEEGDEIEVSVAPTPTSVEFIRKKMKGKALTKSEIHSIVKDTVFHNLSKLEVAAFLMAEEYVGMDMDEIESLTKAMVETGKTIDFGEQVVDKHSIGGVPGNKVTLLIVPIVAAAGLKIPKTSSRAITSPSGTADTMEILAPVEFMEDELKKLLKEVGGYIAWGGSLNLAPADDLFIRVEHPLSIDPRPQMMASIMSKKLAVGVNTLVLDIPTGKGAKVEDFETARKLGSDFIELGNRLGIRVRCGITYGGQPVGHTVGPALEAKEALETLMGGGPNSLIEKSTSLAGMLFEMNGIAPRGSGQDVAKEILRSGKAYQKMREIIAHQGGNPDIKPEDIPLGTSRYVISAPIDGYVSSISNRSINAIARAAGAPIDKGAGVKLYAKMGYSVKRGDPVIEIYANRPSKLREAIAVSMREPPFMIEGMLLEELPGF, from the coding sequence TTGGGGAATGACCTTCAGCCTGAGCAGCAGCGCTTCAGGGCAAGGCTGATCAGGATAAAGACTGGGGAAAAGAATGTGCTGATCAACGAGTCCGATGCCGAGGAGATGGCACTCAGGATCCACGACCGCGTAGTCGTAACCAAGGGATTCCAACGGACGGTCGCAATGCTGGACATCTCGGAAACGGTCGTCAGTAAGGGCGAGATCGGGTTCTACGAGGACTTTAATGACTTTCCAGTAGAAGAGGGGGACGAGATCGAGGTCTCAGTTGCCCCGACCCCGACTTCGGTCGAGTTCATAAGGAAGAAGATGAAGGGGAAGGCGCTGACTAAGAGCGAGATCCACTCGATCGTGAAGGACACGGTCTTCCACAACCTGAGCAAGCTAGAGGTAGCCGCATTTCTTATGGCTGAGGAATACGTCGGCATGGACATGGACGAGATAGAGAGCCTCACCAAGGCGATGGTGGAGACCGGGAAGACAATTGACTTCGGAGAGCAAGTAGTGGACAAGCACTCAATAGGTGGCGTGCCCGGGAATAAGGTGACCCTGCTCATAGTGCCGATAGTTGCAGCTGCGGGGCTGAAGATCCCTAAAACCAGCAGCCGGGCGATAACGAGCCCATCGGGCACAGCCGACACGATGGAGATTCTGGCACCTGTAGAGTTCATGGAGGATGAACTGAAGAAGCTGCTCAAGGAAGTCGGGGGCTACATAGCATGGGGAGGGTCCCTCAACCTTGCGCCTGCTGACGACCTATTTATCAGGGTGGAGCATCCCCTCTCGATTGACCCGCGCCCGCAGATGATGGCATCGATAATGTCAAAGAAGCTTGCTGTCGGGGTCAACACACTGGTCCTTGACATCCCAACCGGCAAGGGGGCGAAGGTAGAGGACTTCGAGACTGCCAGGAAGCTAGGTAGCGACTTCATCGAGCTCGGCAACAGGCTGGGCATCAGGGTGAGGTGCGGGATCACCTACGGCGGGCAACCGGTCGGTCACACAGTCGGCCCTGCGCTGGAGGCTAAAGAGGCACTAGAGACGCTGATGGGCGGCGGCCCCAACAGCCTCATCGAGAAGTCGACGTCCCTGGCGGGGATGCTCTTCGAAATGAACGGAATAGCCCCAAGGGGGAGCGGCCAGGACGTAGCCAAGGAGATCCTGAGGAGCGGAAAGGCCTACCAGAAGATGCGAGAGATCATCGCCCATCAGGGAGGCAATCCGGACATAAAGCCTGAGGATATACCTCTGGGCACCTCGCGCTACGTTATAAGCGCCCCGATTGATGGCTACGTCAGCAGCATTAGCAACCGGTCGATAAACGCAATAGCGAGGGCGGCAGGAGCACCGATCGACAAGGGGGCGGGCGTGAAGCTCTATGCGAAGATGGGCTACTCCGTCAAGAGGGGAGACCCCGTGATAGAGATCTACGCGAACAGGCCTTCGAAGCTCAGGGAAGCTATCGCCGTGTCGATGCGGGAACCGCCGTTCATGATCGAGGGGATGCTCTTGGAGGAGCTTCCCGGGTTCTGA
- a CDS encoding ATP-binding protein — protein MEKAPDTGTQGKAQKMARTSGKTGRTKQKSAKPVHKELLTAAELEARKMRAVNPAQYYRQNLGQLGFGDPEHALVQTIKELMDNSLDACEAMGVLPEVTVELTATTKKYEVVTNKTKDGGVRTFPVFRLVVEDNGCGVLRGKVAKCFGSVLYGSKFFSFKQSRGQQGLGVHAAIIYAQLTSLEPAVITTKTESDPKAYRVVLKIDTEKNSPVIVSSEEVEFSREHGTRVELMIAGDYTQKVESFIKELSLANPHADLKFTVVAQPGG, from the coding sequence GTGGAGAAGGCTCCGGACACCGGGACGCAGGGCAAGGCGCAAAAAATGGCGAGGACCAGTGGTAAGACTGGCCGCACGAAGCAGAAGAGCGCAAAGCCTGTCCACAAAGAGCTGCTAACCGCCGCCGAGCTTGAGGCCAGGAAGATGCGGGCGGTCAACCCTGCCCAGTACTACCGCCAAAACCTGGGCCAGCTCGGATTCGGAGATCCGGAGCACGCTCTCGTCCAGACTATAAAGGAACTGATGGACAACTCACTAGACGCCTGCGAGGCGATGGGTGTCCTGCCTGAGGTCACCGTGGAGCTTACGGCCACCACGAAGAAGTACGAAGTGGTCACAAACAAGACCAAGGACGGGGGCGTCAGAACATTCCCCGTCTTCAGGCTGGTGGTGGAGGACAACGGCTGCGGGGTCCTCAGGGGAAAGGTAGCAAAATGCTTCGGCAGCGTCCTATACGGGTCAAAGTTCTTCTCATTCAAGCAGTCCAGAGGGCAACAGGGGCTGGGCGTCCATGCTGCTATAATATACGCCCAGCTCACGTCCCTCGAGCCAGCGGTGATTACCACAAAGACCGAGTCCGACCCGAAGGCATACCGCGTCGTCCTGAAGATAGACACCGAGAAGAACTCGCCCGTGATCGTCTCCTCTGAGGAGGTGGAGTTCTCCAGGGAACACGGAACCAGGGTCGAGCTCATGATCGCCGGGGACTACACCCAAAAGGTCGAGTCCTTCATAAAGGAGCTATCGCTCGCGAACCCGCACGCCGACCTGAAGTTCACCGTCGTAGCCCAGCCAGGGGGGGA
- a CDS encoding ribose 1,5-bisphosphate isomerase has translation MVNDEVIRLAEDIRTMRIRGAAEIGRAAASGLKSYALSSRPSDAQSYMEGFNEAYRVLLGTRPTAVSLANALNYIRHRVLRAYREGAPPEVLRQTTVDATDAFIKSSFEAVKRISEFGAKRIRNGDLLMTHCNSSVAISTLIEAKRQGKGFSVIVTETRPRFQGRITARALSEAGIPVTLIVDSAARYFMPKVDKVVVGSDVVTANGAVVNKIGTSQIALAAKEARVRVYVCAETYKFSPSTMLGELVEIEERPPTEVVPEEEISALGNVKIANPAFDITPAEMIDAIITERGVIPPQAAILILMEEFGYRVGEEQIGKILVEEEL, from the coding sequence TTGGTAAATGATGAGGTAATCAGGCTTGCAGAGGACATCAGGACGATGCGGATCAGGGGGGCTGCCGAGATCGGGAGGGCAGCTGCCAGCGGCCTCAAGTCATATGCGTTGAGCAGCAGGCCCTCTGACGCGCAGTCGTATATGGAGGGGTTCAACGAGGCCTACAGGGTGCTGCTGGGCACAAGGCCGACTGCTGTCTCCCTTGCTAACGCGCTGAACTACATAAGGCACCGCGTGCTGCGCGCCTACAGGGAGGGTGCCCCGCCTGAAGTGCTGCGGCAGACTACGGTAGACGCCACCGATGCATTCATAAAGTCCTCGTTCGAGGCGGTGAAGCGGATAAGCGAGTTCGGCGCAAAGCGGATAAGGAACGGCGACCTCTTAATGACCCACTGCAACAGCTCGGTAGCCATCTCGACGCTGATAGAGGCAAAGCGCCAGGGCAAGGGCTTCTCGGTGATCGTGACCGAGACGCGCCCGAGGTTTCAGGGCCGGATTACTGCTAGGGCTCTCTCAGAGGCAGGGATACCTGTAACGCTCATCGTCGACTCGGCTGCAAGGTATTTCATGCCGAAGGTCGACAAGGTGGTGGTCGGCTCCGATGTGGTCACTGCTAACGGGGCTGTCGTGAACAAGATCGGCACCTCCCAGATTGCGCTTGCAGCCAAGGAGGCTAGGGTAAGGGTCTACGTCTGCGCAGAAACATACAAGTTCAGCCCTTCGACAATGCTGGGGGAGCTCGTTGAGATCGAGGAACGCCCCCCGACCGAGGTCGTTCCCGAGGAAGAGATATCTGCGCTGGGCAACGTGAAGATCGCGAACCCGGCTTTTGACATCACGCCCGCGGAGATGATAGACGCGATTATAACCGAGCGAGGCGTGATACCACCGCAGGCTGCAATACTGATATTAATGGAGGAGTTCGGATATAGGGTAGGCGAGGAGCAAATAGGTAAGATCCTTGTCGAAGAGGAGCTGTGA